A window from Malacoplasma iowae encodes these proteins:
- a CDS encoding DUF1951 domain-containing protein, translating to MNELELRQKFENNINKVVTNFNSICPDNESKLSFIKTAIKSDNMLEMLSSENTKLLKEAMEAFIDSAKVTETRKMQQAMLMPLLAKMFKDTPFSEMKSYFEQDSKMYSLFCMMFVTFKYEESLKKHGEEHHKDILAALDKYVYGITSL from the coding sequence ATGAATGAATTAGAGCTAAGACAAAAGTTTGAAAACAATATCAACAAAGTAGTTACAAATTTCAATAGTATATGCCCAGATAACGAAAGCAAACTCTCTTTTATAAAAACAGCTATTAAAAGTGATAACATGTTAGAAATGTTATCTTCAGAAAATACTAAACTACTAAAAGAAGCTATGGAAGCATTTATTGATTCAGCTAAAGTCACTGAAACAAGAAAAATGCAGCAAGCAATGCTTATGCCACTTCTTGCTAAAATGTTCAAAGATACACCATTTAGTGAAATGAAGTCATACTTTGAACAAGACTCGAAAATGTATAGCTTATTTTGTATGATGTTTGTAACTTTTAAATATGAAGAAAGTTTAAAAAAACACGGGGAAGAACATCATAAAGACATATTGGCAGCACTTGATAAATATGTTTATGGAATAACATCTTTATAG
- a CDS encoding SufD family Fe-S cluster assembly protein encodes MSSSVVFLDDKNYNHTIKVKDKEIKELFILDTLKSDVNLHINIDIETNSKVDIVISSLNLENHNKTFNVLVNHLGDESESYCQVFGVNKDNAKTTFNLEAIIKDTSRGNYCEQAIKGILLSNSAVIEGKPNLIINTNNIKAKHALAIGRLNQAHIFYLQNKGLKKGDAIKLILLSYFNVVLYKLEDEKLREETVQKIYNTIGKVE; translated from the coding sequence ATGTCTTCAAGTGTTGTGTTTTTAGATGATAAAAATTATAACCATACAATTAAAGTTAAAGATAAAGAGATAAAAGAACTTTTTATTCTAGATACTTTAAAATCAGATGTTAACCTTCATATAAATATTGATATAGAAACAAACTCAAAAGTTGATATAGTTATATCTTCATTAAATCTTGAAAATCATAATAAAACTTTTAATGTTTTAGTTAATCATTTGGGTGATGAATCAGAAAGTTATTGCCAAGTGTTTGGCGTTAATAAAGATAATGCAAAAACAACTTTTAATCTAGAAGCAATTATAAAAGATACTTCTAGGGGTAATTATTGTGAACAAGCAATAAAAGGAATTTTATTATCCAATTCTGCTGTAATAGAGGGAAAACCAAATTTAATTATTAACACCAATAATATTAAAGCTAAACATGCTTTAGCGATTGGAAGACTTAATCAAGCTCATATATTTTATTTACAAAACAAAGGCCTTAAAAAAGGAGATGCAATAAAATTAATTTTATTAAGTTATTTTAATGTTGTTTTGTACAAACTAGAGGATGAAAAATTAAGGGAAGAAACAGTTCAAAAAATATATAACACTATTGGTAAAGTGGAGTAA
- the plsX gene encoding phosphate acyltransferase PlsX — protein sequence MTFSVDVMGFENDISEAIKACRKFVSKNKDVKIILVGNKQEILSHLKNEEEFEIEDASDVIKMTDDPISVRNKKDSSMYKAIELVKDDKAHAVLSAGNTACYVFLTHLLLKKLNKISKAGFMPFIPTRNNVGLNILDVGANKEVSPIDLVNFAIMGNVYVKETRNIENPKIGLINIGTEDNKGLDYLIEANKMLKENKQLNYVGFIEPRNLIEGEVDIAVADGFVGNIVLKTLEGTSKTISRSLKDQYKKPWNWLGLLFSIFALKKIKKKFDYKNNAGAFVIGLSKIAFKTHGNADFKQFYSSLRMMKETIDNSVLKKIESEFN from the coding sequence ATGACTTTCTCAGTTGATGTAATGGGTTTTGAAAATGATATTAGTGAAGCTATAAAAGCTTGTAGAAAATTTGTTTCAAAAAATAAAGATGTAAAAATAATTCTTGTTGGTAATAAACAAGAAATTCTTTCTCATTTAAAAAATGAAGAAGAGTTTGAAATAGAAGATGCTAGTGATGTAATTAAAATGACTGATGATCCAATTAGTGTAAGAAACAAAAAAGATAGTTCTATGTATAAAGCAATAGAATTAGTTAAAGATGATAAAGCTCATGCAGTTTTGTCAGCTGGTAATACTGCATGTTATGTTTTTTTAACTCATTTATTGTTAAAAAAATTAAATAAAATATCTAAAGCTGGTTTTATGCCTTTTATTCCAACAAGAAATAATGTTGGTTTAAATATTTTAGATGTTGGAGCTAATAAAGAAGTTTCGCCAATTGATCTTGTTAATTTTGCAATTATGGGAAATGTTTATGTGAAAGAAACAAGAAATATAGAAAATCCTAAAATAGGGTTAATAAACATTGGAACTGAAGATAATAAAGGTTTAGATTATTTAATAGAAGCAAATAAAATGTTAAAAGAAAATAAACAATTAAATTATGTTGGTTTTATTGAACCTAGAAATTTAATTGAAGGTGAAGTTGATATAGCGGTTGCAGATGGTTTTGTTGGAAATATTGTTTTAAAAACTCTTGAAGGTACAAGCAAAACAATTAGTAGATCTTTAAAAGACCAATATAAAAAACCATGAAATTGGCTTGGATTATTATTTTCTATTTTTGCATTAAAAAAAATAAAGAAAAAATTTGATTATAAAAACAATGCAGGAGCATTTGTTATTGGATTGTCAAAAATTGCTTTTAAAACACATGGTAATGCTGATTTTAAACAATTTTACAGTTCGTTAAGAATGATGAAAGAAACTATTGATAATAGTGTTTTAAAGAAAATTGAAAGTGAATTTAATTAA
- the rihC gene encoding ribonucleoside hydrolase RihC, translating into MEKEKIIIDTDPGIDDAIAIIFALHNPKFDIKLISTVAGNVDVEKTTTNALKILSEYKKDIPVAKGSESPLINTLETCESVHGNTGMDGYDFKKPIKSCLNNHAVNEIYKILKESDTPITIVALAPLTNIALLLSLYKDVKHKIKRIVLMGGAINRGNSSPSAEFNFYIDPEAAKIVIDSKLDIVIVPLEIGMKSLIYKDDCEKFKNLNKTGEIFYNLFKHYRGGSLQTGLKMYDPTVITYLDKPEIFTTQKVFVDIETTKTYVYGHSIIDLKNKLNKTPNVTICTDIDENKFIEWFNNSMKMCE; encoded by the coding sequence ATGGAAAAAGAAAAAATTATAATTGATACAGATCCAGGAATAGATGATGCAATAGCAATTATTTTTGCTTTACATAATCCCAAATTTGATATCAAATTAATTTCAACAGTTGCTGGAAATGTAGATGTGGAAAAGACCACAACAAATGCATTAAAAATTTTATCTGAATACAAAAAGGATATCCCAGTTGCAAAAGGAAGTGAATCTCCACTAATAAATACATTAGAAACTTGTGAAAGTGTTCACGGAAATACAGGAATGGACGGATATGATTTTAAAAAACCTATTAAATCTTGTTTAAACAATCATGCAGTAAATGAAATTTATAAAATATTAAAAGAATCAGACACTCCAATCACAATAGTAGCACTAGCACCACTAACAAATATTGCATTGTTATTATCTTTATATAAAGATGTAAAACACAAAATAAAAAGAATTGTATTAATGGGTGGAGCAATTAATAGAGGTAATTCATCTCCAAGTGCAGAATTTAATTTTTATATAGACCCAGAAGCTGCAAAAATAGTAATTGATTCAAAACTTGATATTGTCATAGTTCCATTAGAAATAGGGATGAAATCTTTAATATATAAAGATGATTGTGAAAAATTTAAAAACTTAAACAAAACAGGTGAAATTTTTTATAACCTATTTAAGCACTATAGAGGTGGAAGTTTACAAACTGGTTTAAAAATGTATGATCCAACTGTTATTACATATTTGGACAAACCAGAGATATTTACTACGCAAAAAGTGTTTGTGGATATAGAAACAACAAAGACATATGTTTATGGCCATTCAATAATAGATTTAAAAAATAAATTAAATAAAACTCCAAATGTAACTATATGTACAGATATAGATGAAAACAAATTTATTGAGTGATTTAATAATTCAATGAAAATGTGTGAATAA
- a CDS encoding ribonuclease III domain-containing protein: MYPVESLLRKLGIKTKNKHYYIEALTHNSYKNENRKIDYTYQRLEFLGDVIISKIISCYLFYKKLDEQEMTEIRKMLVSSATLKRASDELDLINYAFLGKGVNIETDTAKIREDIFESLMGAIYLDLGEIKVYEILKSTLIKYYESNRLNNVIDYKSKIQEIFQSGMATDKKVKNKILYVHTELENRKFKSTLSFNNVIYGVGIGNTKHEADINAARMAYEKYQR; encoded by the coding sequence ATGTACCCCGTTGAATCATTACTTAGAAAACTAGGTATTAAAACAAAAAACAAACACTATTATATAGAGGCATTAACACATAATTCATATAAAAATGAAAACCGTAAAATTGATTATACATATCAAAGACTAGAATTTTTAGGTGACGTTATTATTTCTAAAATTATTTCATGCTATTTATTCTATAAAAAACTTGATGAGCAAGAAATGACTGAAATTAGGAAAATGTTAGTAAGTAGTGCAACTTTAAAAAGAGCAAGCGATGAACTTGATTTAATAAATTATGCATTTCTTGGTAAGGGAGTAAATATAGAAACAGATACTGCCAAAATTCGTGAAGATATTTTTGAATCATTAATGGGAGCTATTTATTTAGATCTTGGCGAAATTAAAGTATATGAAATTTTAAAATCAACATTAATCAAATACTATGAATCAAATAGATTAAATAATGTTATTGATTATAAATCAAAAATTCAAGAGATTTTTCAAAGTGGTATGGCCACAGATAAAAAAGTAAAAAACAAAATTCTATATGTTCATACAGAACTTGAAAATAGAAAATTCAAATCTACATTATCTTTTAATAATGTTATTTATGGTGTTGGTATAGGCAATACAAAACATGAAGCTGATATTAATGCTGCTAGAATGGCATATGAAAAATACCAAAGGTAA
- the sufB gene encoding Fe-S cluster assembly protein SufB produces MIDKKEINIEYEYGFNDGDNAIIKFEKGLNEEVIRKISKIKNEPDWMLEIRLKGYQEFLKFNNPKWGPNLDFIKFDDYVYYTTSSKKTESYWEKVPQDIKNTFERLGIPEAEAKFLNGVSAQYDSETVYKKLEEELEQKGVIFTNVETAVLKYPDLVKKYFGKLVPANDNKYAALNTAVWSGGSFIYVPKNVELEKPLQAYFRINGLSSGQFERTLIILDEGAKVHYVEGCTAPVYSEHNLHAAVVECFVHKNTNLRYTTIQNWSKNVLNLVTKRAKVYRSGNMSWIDGNIGAGINMKYPSSILAEEYASSDCISIAVASKNVVQDAGAKMIHLAPNTKSKIISKSVSLNGGDTRYRGFVKIAKDAINSHASVECDTLILDDISRSDTVPVEIIGNKESFLEHEAKVSNISEEQLYYLMGKGLSKDEAEYLIVLGFLEPFAKELPMEYAIELNRLIKLDMEGSVG; encoded by the coding sequence ATGATTGATAAAAAAGAAATAAATATTGAGTATGAATATGGATTTAATGATGGTGATAATGCAATTATTAAATTTGAAAAAGGATTAAATGAGGAAGTAATTAGAAAAATTTCTAAAATAAAAAATGAACCTGACTGAATGTTGGAAATAAGACTTAAAGGTTATCAAGAATTTTTAAAATTTAATAATCCTAAATGAGGACCTAATTTAGATTTCATTAAATTTGATGATTATGTGTACTATACAACATCATCTAAGAAAACAGAATCTTATTGAGAAAAAGTTCCACAAGATATAAAAAACACTTTTGAAAGACTTGGAATTCCAGAAGCTGAAGCTAAATTTTTAAATGGTGTTTCAGCACAATATGATTCAGAAACTGTATATAAAAAACTGGAAGAAGAACTTGAGCAAAAAGGTGTGATATTTACTAATGTTGAAACAGCAGTATTAAAATATCCTGATCTAGTAAAAAAATATTTTGGAAAATTAGTTCCAGCAAATGATAATAAATATGCAGCATTAAATACTGCTGTTTGATCTGGTGGTTCATTTATATATGTTCCAAAAAATGTTGAATTAGAAAAACCACTTCAAGCATATTTTAGAATTAATGGTTTAAGTTCTGGACAATTTGAAAGAACCTTAATTATTTTAGATGAAGGTGCAAAAGTTCATTATGTTGAGGGTTGTACAGCTCCAGTTTATAGTGAACATAATTTGCATGCAGCAGTTGTTGAATGCTTTGTACATAAAAATACCAACTTAAGATATACAACAATTCAAAATTGAAGTAAAAATGTTTTAAATTTGGTTACAAAACGTGCTAAAGTATATCGTTCAGGTAATATGTCTTGAATAGATGGTAACATAGGTGCTGGAATTAATATGAAATATCCTTCAAGCATCCTTGCAGAAGAATATGCATCAAGTGATTGTATTTCAATTGCTGTTGCATCTAAAAATGTTGTACAAGATGCTGGTGCTAAAATGATTCATTTAGCTCCTAACACAAAATCTAAAATTATTTCAAAATCAGTTTCTCTTAATGGAGGGGATACAAGATATAGAGGATTTGTTAAAATCGCTAAAGATGCAATTAATTCACATGCATCTGTTGAATGTGATACTTTAATCCTTGATGACATATCAAGAAGTGATACGGTGCCAGTGGAAATAATTGGTAATAAAGAATCTTTTTTAGAACATGAAGCAAAAGTTTCAAACATTTCAGAAGAACAGTTGTATTATTTAATGGGGAAAGGTTTGAGCAAGGATGAAGCTGAATATCTAATTGTATTAGGTTTTTTAGAACCATTTGCCAAAGAATTACCAATGGAATATGCAATAGAGTTAAATCGTTTGATAAAATTGGACATGGAAGGTTCAGTGGGGTAA
- a CDS encoding LD-carboxypeptidase, whose amino-acid sequence MKNIKIESKPLIKRNVRLMEVLKNNDNYELSFLVSSNRNFNISLTKKEFDIFKLINGTNSINEIVKLSNNSFNDIFQLLQKFDEKKVLTFSSQSNNFQFDYHDLFYDMSFKKNNFINEKIINKRILVVGTNEIANNVILLLMKMGIRDFVLVDKDIIEISNLSIPFLYDKEDVGKEKNNILKREILKFDKHANITLFNAEFNNNIFDKLSNTNSYKKIDFAIVTTSDPVTIAIDAYEIFTKLNIPYTTVCHLNDFSIFGPIIYRKNEMYEKYIETTKLKNRKPKEFIVQNKKHQLLSFDSMNMFSASNVISDMVRFFNDINSALSFEKKIIFNYNTFDKQEISFINTKTKIGIFTSSSDLSSKLPRRVNNSKKILEQEGYIVNLGNLWNKSIGYTSGNAKERSEEFNNLLSDNDILMSMIGGMNSSSILPYIDYDKIMERKTKIVGYSDTTAILLAVYKKTKIPTYYGPALLPSFDEQDFIKRWNLNSFNKYVVNNQIGIIDNPKLWTEEKIDWFNFEDEKVSKENYIKKMQKNKLYSYNDGVVIGRLIGGNLNTMVSVYNTEFMPEIVEGDILFIEDSNKSVDECERNFAFLKNSKILDKVSGVILGKSENFNKMSSNETYESLFMKFLDRKIPVLTNFDSSHCQPMNVLKIGGKVKLDTFNKQVTLLE is encoded by the coding sequence ATGAAAAATATTAAAATAGAAAGCAAACCTCTAATAAAAAGAAATGTAAGATTAATGGAGGTTTTAAAAAATAATGATAACTATGAATTATCTTTTTTAGTTAGTTCAAATAGAAACTTTAATATAAGTTTAACAAAAAAAGAATTTGATATTTTTAAATTAATAAACGGCACTAATTCAATAAACGAAATTGTAAAATTATCCAATAATAGTTTTAATGATATTTTTCAATTGCTTCAAAAATTTGATGAAAAAAAAGTTCTGACATTTTCAAGTCAAAGTAATAATTTTCAATTTGATTACCATGATTTATTTTATGATATGTCATTTAAAAAAAATAATTTTATAAATGAAAAAATAATAAATAAAAGAATATTAGTTGTTGGAACTAATGAAATAGCAAATAATGTTATTTTGTTATTAATGAAAATGGGTATTAGAGATTTTGTTTTAGTTGATAAAGATATTATAGAAATTTCTAATTTAAGTATTCCATTTTTATATGACAAAGAAGATGTAGGGAAAGAAAAAAATAATATTCTTAAAAGAGAAATACTAAAATTTGATAAGCACGCAAACATCACTCTTTTTAATGCAGAATTTAATAACAATATATTTGATAAACTAAGTAATACTAATAGTTATAAAAAAATTGACTTTGCAATAGTTACAACCAGTGATCCTGTTACTATAGCTATTGATGCATATGAAATATTCACAAAATTAAATATTCCATACACAACAGTTTGTCACTTAAATGATTTTTCTATTTTTGGTCCAATAATATATAGAAAAAATGAAATGTATGAAAAATATATTGAAACAACAAAATTAAAAAATAGAAAACCCAAAGAATTTATTGTTCAAAACAAAAAACACCAATTGCTATCATTTGATTCAATGAATATGTTTTCTGCATCTAATGTGATAAGTGATATGGTTAGATTTTTTAATGATATTAATTCTGCATTATCATTTGAGAAAAAAATAATTTTTAATTACAATACCTTTGATAAACAAGAAATATCATTCATTAACACCAAAACTAAAATAGGTATATTCACTTCTTCAAGTGACTTATCAAGTAAATTACCTAGAAGAGTAAATAATTCTAAAAAGATTTTAGAACAAGAAGGATATATAGTTAATCTTGGAAATCTTTGAAATAAATCAATAGGATATACTTCTGGAAATGCAAAGGAAAGATCTGAAGAATTTAATAATTTGTTATCTGATAATGATATATTGATGTCGATGATTGGTGGAATGAATAGTAGCTCTATATTACCATATATAGATTACGATAAAATAATGGAGCGCAAAACAAAAATAGTTGGATATTCAGATACAACTGCTATTTTATTAGCAGTTTATAAAAAAACAAAAATACCAACATATTATGGACCAGCATTATTACCAAGTTTTGATGAACAAGATTTTATAAAGAGGTGAAATCTAAATTCATTTAATAAGTATGTTGTAAATAACCAAATAGGAATAATTGATAATCCAAAATTATGAACAGAAGAAAAAATTGATTGATTTAATTTTGAAGATGAAAAAGTTAGCAAAGAAAACTACATTAAAAAAATGCAAAAAAATAAACTATATTCCTATAATGATGGTGTTGTTATTGGAAGATTAATTGGTGGAAATTTAAATACAATGGTATCTGTTTATAACACTGAATTTATGCCTGAAATAGTAGAAGGAGACATTCTTTTTATTGAGGATTCAAATAAGTCAGTTGATGAATGTGAAAGAAATTTTGCTTTTTTAAAAAACTCTAAAATCCTTGATAAAGTTTCTGGTGTTATATTGGGTAAATCTGAAAATTTTAATAAAATGTCATCTAATGAAACATATGAATCACTATTTATGAAATTTTTAGATAGAAAAATACCTGTATTAACTAATTTTGATTCATCTCATTGTCAACCAATGAATGTACTAAAAATAGGTGGTAAAGTAAAGTTGGATACATTTAATAAGCAAGTAACATTGTTAGAATAA
- the sufU gene encoding Fe-S cluster assembly sulfur transfer protein SufU: MDSSNESMVFRQMILDHYENPINKKIDDDVINTYSKYNYKSESCIDNLTVYLKIENNIVRDARFDGIGCAISTSSTDILCEMIKNKNKNEIKLILDNYFSMINSEPYDQTIIGDLKIFKNVNQQLNRIKCALVGVNSIKNIIDSN; the protein is encoded by the coding sequence ATGGACTCGTCTAATGAATCAATGGTTTTTAGACAAATGATTTTAGATCATTATGAAAACCCTATAAATAAAAAAATTGATGATGATGTCATAAATACTTATAGTAAGTATAATTACAAATCTGAATCTTGTATTGATAATCTTACAGTTTATTTAAAAATAGAAAATAACATTGTTAGAGATGCTCGTTTTGATGGAATAGGATGTGCAATAAGTACATCATCAACAGATATATTATGTGAAATGATAAAAAATAAAAATAAGAATGAGATTAAATTAATTTTAGATAACTATTTTTCAATGATTAATTCAGAACCATATGATCAAACAATTATAGGCGATCTTAAAATTTTTAAAAATGTAAACCAACAATTAAATAGAATTAAATGTGCTTTAGTGGGGGTTAATTCAATAAAAAATATTATTGATAGTAATTAA
- the sufC gene encoding Fe-S cluster assembly ATPase SufC — protein MKKLTIKNLHTSINDKEILKDINLEINAGEIIAVVGPNGHGKSTLVKVLTHHYMTEITKGNILIDDQDIEEWETDEISRAGLFLAPQTSEEIPGVLMIDFLKTIINVRRETKISLPELYKLIQTNIKSLEMNNDLLHRFVNQGFSGGEKKKCEILQMKLANPDFVMLDEIDSGLDVDSLRIVVREIKNWFDKNKALIIISHHEKLFKEIIPTKVIVVYNGRIAKQGGFDILERIYKEGYSWVAKELGDKK, from the coding sequence ATGAAAAAGTTAACAATTAAAAATTTGCATACATCTATTAACGATAAAGAAATTTTAAAAGATATTAATTTAGAAATTAATGCTGGAGAGATTATAGCTGTTGTTGGTCCCAATGGACATGGTAAATCAACATTAGTTAAAGTGTTAACTCACCACTATATGACAGAAATTACTAAGGGTAATATCTTAATTGATGATCAAGATATTGAAGAGTGGGAAACCGATGAAATATCAAGAGCTGGTTTGTTTTTAGCTCCACAAACTTCAGAAGAAATTCCTGGTGTTTTAATGATTGATTTTTTAAAAACAATTATTAATGTAAGACGTGAAACAAAAATATCACTTCCAGAACTTTATAAATTAATTCAAACAAATATTAAATCTCTTGAAATGAATAATGATTTATTACATAGATTTGTTAATCAAGGTTTTTCTGGTGGAGAAAAGAAAAAATGTGAAATACTACAAATGAAATTAGCTAATCCTGATTTTGTAATGCTTGATGAAATTGATTCTGGATTAGATGTTGATTCATTAAGGATTGTAGTTAGAGAAATAAAAAATTGGTTTGATAAAAATAAAGCTTTAATTATTATTTCTCACCATGAAAAACTATTTAAAGAAATTATTCCTACAAAAGTTATTGTTGTATACAATGGTAGAATTGCTAAACAAGGTGGTTTTGATATTCTAGAAAGAATTTATAAAGAAGGTTATTCTTGGGTTGCTAAAGAGTTAGGAGACAAAAAATAA
- a CDS encoding cysteine desulfurase translates to MENRWRNKIDWFANNSDYVYLDSAATALKPRSVLEAINYYTNHICTNPHNDDSQFSHRPHIVMEETRTLLSEILNCDSKEIIFTPGGTFSLNMAASSLEDFLSSGDEIILTNAEHASNILPWMDLAKKKNLKLIFAETDFSNSNIYENDIINKITHKTKVVAFANGTNLIGHEIDAERLSNLIKSINNNIFIIVDAVQYLAHNKMNLKKASIDFLACSAHKMMGPTGIGALYINKNLINFIKPKIVGGGMNGEIRRDYYTLMEGNLKFEAGTPNIMGIYGWNAALKLYVNTDFEKERERIFELKHYLDSKLKSINNLKIYNMGINSFVTIFSIDNVFSQDLANYLGNNKIIVRSGLSCAKLADEIINYPHVVRVSMHFYTTKEDIDKLIDALKKYKKGDELDGLV, encoded by the coding sequence ATGGAAAATAGATGAAGAAATAAAATTGATTGATTTGCAAATAATAGTGATTATGTATATCTTGATAGTGCAGCAACAGCACTTAAACCAAGAAGTGTTTTAGAAGCAATTAATTACTACACAAATCATATTTGTACAAATCCACATAATGATGATTCACAATTTTCACATAGACCACATATTGTTATGGAAGAAACAAGAACTTTATTAAGTGAAATATTAAATTGTGATAGTAAAGAAATAATCTTTACTCCTGGTGGTACATTTTCTTTAAATATGGCAGCATCATCTCTTGAGGATTTTTTATCAAGCGGAGATGAAATCATATTAACAAATGCAGAACATGCATCAAACATTTTGCCATGAATGGATCTTGCTAAGAAAAAAAACTTAAAGCTAATTTTTGCAGAAACAGATTTTAGCAACTCAAATATATATGAAAATGACATAATAAATAAAATTACTCATAAAACAAAAGTTGTTGCTTTTGCTAATGGTACAAATCTTATAGGTCATGAAATAGATGCAGAAAGATTGTCTAACTTAATAAAATCTATAAATAATAATATTTTTATTATTGTTGATGCTGTTCAATATTTAGCTCATAATAAAATGAACTTAAAAAAAGCATCAATTGATTTTTTAGCTTGTAGTGCTCATAAAATGATGGGACCAACAGGAATAGGTGCATTATATATAAATAAAAATTTAATAAATTTCATAAAACCAAAAATTGTTGGTGGTGGAATGAATGGTGAAATTAGAAGAGATTATTATACCTTAATGGAAGGCAATCTTAAGTTTGAAGCAGGTACTCCAAACATTATGGGAATATATGGTTGAAATGCTGCTTTAAAGCTTTATGTTAATACAGATTTTGAAAAAGAAAGAGAAAGAATATTTGAATTAAAGCATTATCTTGACTCGAAATTAAAATCTATTAATAATTTAAAAATTTATAATATGGGAATAAATTCTTTTGTTACAATTTTCTCAATTGATAACGTCTTTAGTCAAGATTTAGCTAATTATCTTGGTAATAACAAGATAATTGTAAGAAGTGGTTTATCTTGTGCAAAACTTGCAGATGAAATTATCAATTATCCACATGTTGTAAGAGTATCTATGCATTTTTACACTACAAAAGAAGATATAGATAAACTTATTGACGCATTAAAAAAATACAAGAAAGGGGATGAACTTGATGGACTCGTCTAA